One Fictibacillus halophilus genomic window, AAGATTTTAGCTGCAGAGCTTCATGAAAACAAGTTCGCTGAGATGCAGTGGACGATCTCTTCTGATTTTATCGCGTCTTCTGCTTCTAAACCGCAAGTCCGAGTTATGAAAGGCAGACAGTACGACTGGTTCACAACAGAAAGCCAGATGAAGTTGTTTACCGAACACTTTGAAGTCACATCACAGTCTGACCGTATGGGTTACCGTTTAAAAGGGCCAGAACTTATACTACAGGAAAAGCAAGAGATGCTCTCTGAAGCTGTAAGCTTTGGGACGATTCAAGTTCCTTCAGAAGGAAATCCGATCGTACTGCTCGCCGACCGGCAAACTACTGGCGGATATCCGAAGATTGGGCAGATCGCAACGGTTGATCTTTCAATCATGGCGCAGCTTAAGCCTGGTGACAAAGTGCAGTTTGTGGAAGTCTCACACGAAGTGGCACAACAACTCTATTTAGATCGCGAAAAGAAAATACATCAGTTGAAACAAGGAATCGCACTTAAAATACGACAAGAGTCGAAGTAATTCAGGAGGCATGTTATGAAAAAAGAGTCAAAAGCAAGTATTCTGCTAGGAGCCGCGTTTTTGATGGCAACATCCGCCATCGGACCAGGTTTTTTAATTCAAACGACACATTTCACATCCATTCTTGCGGCAAGTTTTGGTTTTGTCATTTTAACATCTATTATTATTGATATTGGAGCACAGATGAACGTATGGCGCATTATTGCCGTTTCTGAAAAGCGTGCGCAAGATATCGCAAACGCTGTTTTTCCGGGCCTAGGTGTTTTCCTAGCTATCTTAATCGTAATCGGAGGTCTTGCGTTTAATATCGGAAACGTTGCGGGAGCTGGTCTTGGTTTAAATGTTTTGTTCGGTATTTCCGATCAGACAGGAGCTATTTTAAGTGGTGTTATCGCTATTTTAATATTCGTTGTTCGTGAAGCAGGAAAAGCAATGGACCGTTTCACTCAAGTGGCAGGTTTCGTTATGATCGCACTAACTCTTTACGTGATGTTCACTGCTCAGCCTCCAGTTGGAGAAGCCGTTGTAAAAACATTTGTACCTGACAAGATTGATATCCTTGCCATTGTTACGCTAGTCGGTGGAACAGTCGGCGGATACATCACGTTTGCTGGTGCTCACCGTTTACTCGATGCTGGAATTAAAGGAAAAGAAAGCTTAGGCGAAGTAACACGCAGCTCAGTTTCCGCGATTGGTATTGCATCTATCATGCGTATCTTCTTATTCTTGGCTTCTCTTGGGATCGTCGCACAAGGATTGGCGATTGACCCAGCAAACCCGCCAGCTTCTGTTTTTAAATTAGCTGCAGGAAACGTTGGATATAAAATGTTTGGTATTGTTTTGTGGGCAGCGGCCATCACATCTGTAGTTGGTGCGGCTTATACATCGGTTTCATTTATCCGCACGTTGAATCCTTTGTTTGAAAAATACAGCAAATGGCTCACGATCGGATTCATCTCCGTATCTACGATTGTCTTTGCGTTAGTAGGAAAGCCTGTTGCCATATTGATTTTAGTTGGTGCATTGAACGGTCTAATCTTACCGATTTCTTTAGGTGTTATTCTAATCGCAGCTTACAAGCCAAAAATCGTCGGAGATTACAAACACCCGATGTGGATGACGTTGTTCGGTGTTGTAATCGTCCTTGTTATGGCTGCTATGAGTGTGTATACGATGTATACAGAAATTCCGAAGCTGTTCGCTTAATACTTTTTAAAAAGGGGAGCTTGTTTTGAACGCACTGGATCGTATTAGCCCCGCTGAAGCCCGTGATTTGATACGGCGCGGTGAGTGGAGAAAGCCAACAAGCGGACTCGCAAATGGTTATACACAAGGAAATCTTGTCGTGTTGCCGAAAGATCTGGCATTTGAGTTTCTGTTGTTCTGTCAGCGAAACCCAAAGCCTTGTCCGGTGCTTGATGTTACGGAGCCTGGTTCCGCCGTTCCCGCGTTAGTTGCGCCGAACGCTGACTTAAGAGTGGACATTCCGAAGTATAACGTCTATCGTCACGGCGAACTCGTTGAAGAGTGTACGGATATCAAAAAGCTTTGGAACGAAGATATGGTCGGCTTCCTTCTCGGGTGCAGCTTTACGTTTGAGCACGCCTTGATGAATAACGGCATCCCTGTTCGTCACATCGAGCGTGAATGCAATGTTCCGATGTTTAAAACAAACATGGATTGTGTGAAAGCTGGACGATTTGAAGGTCCCATGGTGGTGAGTATGCGTCCCGTTCCTGAAAAAGATGTGGTTCGAGCTGTGCAAGTGACGAGCCGCTTCCCTTCTGTTCATGGTGCACCTGTTCATATCGGAAATCCCGAAGCCATCGGGATTCAGGATCTGTATCAGCCCGATTTTGGTGACCCTGTTCAGATTCATGATGGTGAGGTTCCTGTGTTTTGGGCATGTGGGGTAACGCCTCAAGCTGTTGCGATGCATGTGAAGCCTGAGATCATGATCACACACGCGCCAGGACACATGTTCATTACCGATGTTCGTGATGAAAAGTATGGGGTTTTGTAGGCAAAATTGTTAAATGAGAAGAGAATCTACTTTTGTAGGTTCTTTTTTTGTGTTTAAGAAGTTGTAAAAAGTGCTATGCATGTGTCGAAATGTGTGCAACGAGTTAATAATTGTGCGTGAAAAGTGAAAAAGTGTGCGAACGTGTAACAAATATAAAAACGCGTACCGTGAAATCAACCACTCTTCACACTAAAAAAGGCGGTCCCAAAAGTATCACTACTTTCAAGACCGCCTTTCATCCTGATCAACTCTTATCTGTTAGTTCCAAGACTTGTTCCTGATTCGGCAATGCTGAGATCGCACCTTTTCCACTTGCCGTTAATGCACCGCTTGCATTCGCAAACTGCAAAATTTCTTTATGGTGCTCTTGGAGTACGTTTACTAAATTCTCAAGTGTAGCTTCTGCCTCTAGCAGTTTATACAAAAATCCACCGATAAACGCATCACCTGCACCCGTTGTATCCTGAACTTCAATCTTGTACCCTGATGATTCCCACTTTGTATCTCTGACGTAGAGGTCAGCTCCTGCTGCACCCTTCGTATACACAACTGCTTGCACATCACCTACAAACATTGATTGAATGGCTTCATCAACATCATGGATTCCTGTGATGAATTCCAGCTCCTCATCGGACACTTTCACAATATGTGCGTGCGGCAAAAACTCATGAATCGCATTCCGGCAATCTGTCGCGCTCTCCCATAAAGGCAATCTCACGTTAGGGTCAAAACTCACGATTCCGCCGTTTTTCTTTACATACTGAACCGCTGTCCGATGTGTCTCTTTCATTGGACTTTCCACAAGGTCCACGGAACAGAAATGAAGGATGTCTCCTTCACTAAACCACTTCTCATCGATCTCTTCTTTACTCAGAAGCAGATCAGCAGAAGGTTTTCGGTAAAAGGAGAAATCGCGCTCACCGTTATCTTTTAACGAAACAAACGCAAGCCCTGTATTCGCTTCTTTTGTTCGAGAGATCTTATCCGTCTCTACCCCTGCTTTTGTCAGCTGTTCGATAAGAAAATCACCAAACGCATCGTGACCAAGTTTTGTAATCATCGAAGCATCATGTCCAAATTTCGCAACTGCAGCAGCAACATTGGCCGGAGCCCCACCAGGAGCACGTTCAAACGAAATTACATCTTTTAAGGCAACACCTTTTTGTTCTGGAATAAAATCGATTAATACTTCACCGATTGAAAATAGTTTTGACATAATCTCACCCTTACCTTAAACCGTGATTCCTTGAGATAGCTCGTGCTTCGTATAGCTACCCCTCAACTTATCATCACTAAACACTTTGATTCCTTTTGATTCTTTTTTAGGAAACACTCTTGTCGTAAACACAACTTCGCCATCATTAATAAAAATTTCTGCTATGCTGTGATCAACAAACACGTGAATCTTAACTGAATCAGCAATCGCAAGCTCTGAACTTCGCACATATCCGAAATCGCCGCCAAATGCTGCATCAAATTTTTCACGGTTCACAGAGACGGTTTGTTTTTCTCGGTCAAACGTTAGGACTAGACCTTCCGTTTCAGATGTAAACAATTCTACGCCAAACTGGTTCGCTTCTATATCGCTAAGTTCAAGCTCCAACTCGTATTGATCTGACGAATTCTGTAGCTCAACAGCTCCCGCCACAATCTCTATCTCAGAGGATTCCGATCGTACCCTTAACTGTTTTAACGCATCAGCTGGTTTTTGACGAAGCTTTCCACCTACAACCTCGAGCTCGCGTGGAATCGAAAGGCAATGCGCCCATTTTTCTTTGTCTGTTGGGTACTCGACCTCTCCCATTCCAGCCCAAGCGAATAAAAGACGTTCATTATTTTTTCCTGTGAACGATTGTGGTGCGTAAAAGTCAAAACCTTTATCCAGTTCGTGATATGTTTCTACCTCGAATGTAAGTCTCTCAAGATCTAACTTTCCGATAACAGAGATTACATTATATAGATTATGATAGTTGTGCCCATAAGCATTCAAGCCTTGCGGAGAGACAATGAGTACATCTTTCCCGCTAACCTCGAAGTAATCAGGGCACTCTAGCATATACACGGAATTTGGCAGATCTAACGCTAGCTTCAGTTCACCTTTAAAATGCCAATCCACTGCATTTTCAGATTCATAGACAATGATTGCACCTGTAAGGTCAGCGCGTTGTGCACCTAATAACATGTAATAGCTTCCGTCTTTTTCAAAGACCTTCGGATCCCGAACGTGCCCCGTATACCCTTCTGGAACTCCTTCGATCACAGGGTTGTTAGCATATTTCGTAATCGTGCCGTCTTTTTCCATGATCGCCAAGCACTGGTTAGCCGATCTCTCTTCTGCACTATACTTGATATTGCCTGTGTAATACATGTACAGCTTTCCATTCACTTCAAGGGACGCTCCTGAATACGCACCATGTGATTCGTAGTCCTCTACTGGAACAAGTGCGACGGGCTGTCTCTCCCAGTTTACGAGATCGCTTGATTTCACATACGCCCAGTGCTTCATGCCGTGCATAGCATCAAACGGATACCACTGGTAAAACACATGAAACTCGCCGTTAAAATACGCAAGACCGTTCGGGTCGTTAATCAATCCGAACTGAGGGTGTATATGATAAGCCGGCTTCCATAGGGAATTAGCCGACATCCCTTTTAAACTTTCCAATTCATTTTCTTTTGCTTCCAAGATCGTTCTATATTTTGGTTCCGTATATTTTGCCATAATGAGTCCTCTCCTGCTTAAAAATAGCGATGAGAGGAATTTCTCCCTCTCACCCTTGAGATTAGTCCATGTTTGGTTTTCTTACTTTTAAATAAATGATCGTTAGAATCGCTCCGACTGCGAGTGCTAAAAGGTTTGCCGCTACATAGTGAAGATGTCCACTATCTTTTGCAGCGATGATCGCAAATCCAGGTATAGCGGTAGCGCCAAAACCAAGAGCTTTAATTCCTGATAAGTAGACGTATGCACCGCCAATAGCACCACCGATACTTCCCATGATCAGAGGAAACTTGTATTTAACGTTTACTCCGAACAGAGCTGGCTCTGAAATCCCAAACAGCGTTGAACCGAATGCCGAAACACCAATCTGTCTCGCTTTATCACTTTTCCACATGGCTAGCGTGTAACCGAGGACAGCTCCACCCTGCCCCATCAAGGCAACAGACATTAATGGCATAATGAAATTCGAGCCTGTATCCGCGATCAATTGAGCTTCAACAGCTCCAATGACGTGATGAAGACCTGTAATTACGATGATCTGCTGAACACCTGCAAACAACATGAATCCGACAATACCAAGATGATCAACAGACCACATCAGCCCGTTTGTAATCCCATCTGACAGCAAGCGGCCTAATGGACCCACCGCTGAAAACAGTAGAAATCCTGATACTACAATCGTTAAGAACGGTGCCAAGAAAAGTTTAATCATATCAGGCACTTTTCGGCTGAAGAATTTATCCAGCTTCGCAATAACAAATCCCATCATCAGGGCGATGATAATACCGCCTTGAAAAGCAACAAGAGACACCTTTAAACCAAATAAGCTGAT contains:
- a CDS encoding glycoside hydrolase family 32 protein → MAKYTEPKYRTILEAKENELESLKGMSANSLWKPAYHIHPQFGLINDPNGLAYFNGEFHVFYQWYPFDAMHGMKHWAYVKSSDLVNWERQPVALVPVEDYESHGAYSGASLEVNGKLYMYYTGNIKYSAEERSANQCLAIMEKDGTITKYANNPVIEGVPEGYTGHVRDPKVFEKDGSYYMLLGAQRADLTGAIIVYESENAVDWHFKGELKLALDLPNSVYMLECPDYFEVSGKDVLIVSPQGLNAYGHNYHNLYNVISVIGKLDLERLTFEVETYHELDKGFDFYAPQSFTGKNNERLLFAWAGMGEVEYPTDKEKWAHCLSIPRELEVVGGKLRQKPADALKQLRVRSESSEIEIVAGAVELQNSSDQYELELELSDIEANQFGVELFTSETEGLVLTFDREKQTVSVNREKFDAAFGGDFGYVRSSELAIADSVKIHVFVDHSIAEIFINDGEVVFTTRVFPKKESKGIKVFSDDKLRGSYTKHELSQGITV
- a CDS encoding putative hydro-lyase, giving the protein MNALDRISPAEARDLIRRGEWRKPTSGLANGYTQGNLVVLPKDLAFEFLLFCQRNPKPCPVLDVTEPGSAVPALVAPNADLRVDIPKYNVYRHGELVEECTDIKKLWNEDMVGFLLGCSFTFEHALMNNGIPVRHIERECNVPMFKTNMDCVKAGRFEGPMVVSMRPVPEKDVVRAVQVTSRFPSVHGAPVHIGNPEAIGIQDLYQPDFGDPVQIHDGEVPVFWACGVTPQAVAMHVKPEIMITHAPGHMFITDVRDEKYGVL
- a CDS encoding NRAMP family divalent metal transporter produces the protein MKKESKASILLGAAFLMATSAIGPGFLIQTTHFTSILAASFGFVILTSIIIDIGAQMNVWRIIAVSEKRAQDIANAVFPGLGVFLAILIVIGGLAFNIGNVAGAGLGLNVLFGISDQTGAILSGVIAILIFVVREAGKAMDRFTQVAGFVMIALTLYVMFTAQPPVGEAVVKTFVPDKIDILAIVTLVGGTVGGYITFAGAHRLLDAGIKGKESLGEVTRSSVSAIGIASIMRIFLFLASLGIVAQGLAIDPANPPASVFKLAAGNVGYKMFGIVLWAAAITSVVGAAYTSVSFIRTLNPLFEKYSKWLTIGFISVSTIVFALVGKPVAILILVGALNGLILPISLGVILIAAYKPKIVGDYKHPMWMTLFGVVIVLVMAAMSVYTMYTEIPKLFA
- a CDS encoding biotin-dependent carboxyltransferase family protein encodes the protein MIKITKPGLLTSVQDLGRYGFQKYGVITSGVMDTTAHRIANSLVGNDENEATLELTLLGPDMEFQEDTLISICGGNLSPSIDGKPVKLWRSVLVSAGSKLKFGGCKTGCRAYLAVAGGFGVPEVMNSKSTYLRAGIGGHNGKALQNDDELSMGEPSELSRSIYKILAAELHENKFAEMQWTISSDFIASSASKPQVRVMKGRQYDWFTTESQMKLFTEHFEVTSQSDRMGYRLKGPELILQEKQEMLSEAVSFGTIQVPSEGNPIVLLADRQTTGGYPKIGQIATVDLSIMAQLKPGDKVQFVEVSHEVAQQLYLDREKKIHQLKQGIALKIRQESK
- a CDS encoding PTS transporter subunit EIIC; this encodes MADSTIKSKYLPTVKEMIRLIGGKENIQGAAHCATRLRLVLKDNSLADTKAIGELDHVKGSFVAGDQLQIIIGAGTVNDVYAVFTEEAGISGMSLGDVKEQSAQKQNAFQRGIKALSDVFVEIIPGLLAAALLMGVTGLLSQKGIFGSKSVVEMYPAIEGFNRFISIMSTGIFTILPLLVVYSATKRFGGNPVLGLVLGAIMLHPDLANAYAVGNGTVKPEVISLFGLKVSLVAFQGGIIIALMMGFVIAKLDKFFSRKVPDMIKLFLAPFLTIVVSGFLLFSAVGPLGRLLSDGITNGLMWSVDHLGIVGFMLFAGVQQIIVITGLHHVIGAVEAQLIADTGSNFIMPLMSVALMGQGGAVLGYTLAMWKSDKARQIGVSAFGSTLFGISEPALFGVNVKYKFPLIMGSIGGAIGGAYVYLSGIKALGFGATAIPGFAIIAAKDSGHLHYVAANLLALAVGAILTIIYLKVRKPNMD
- a CDS encoding carbohydrate kinase family protein — encoded protein: MSKLFSIGEVLIDFIPEQKGVALKDVISFERAPGGAPANVAAAVAKFGHDASMITKLGHDAFGDFLIEQLTKAGVETDKISRTKEANTGLAFVSLKDNGERDFSFYRKPSADLLLSKEEIDEKWFSEGDILHFCSVDLVESPMKETHRTAVQYVKKNGGIVSFDPNVRLPLWESATDCRNAIHEFLPHAHIVKVSDEELEFITGIHDVDEAIQSMFVGDVQAVVYTKGAAGADLYVRDTKWESSGYKIEVQDTTGAGDAFIGGFLYKLLEAEATLENLVNVLQEHHKEILQFANASGALTASGKGAISALPNQEQVLELTDKS